DNA from Planctomycetota bacterium:
GAGCATGCGCCGCCCCAGTCCGCGCCCGATATGCTCTGGCAGCAGTCCGAAGTAGCAAAGCTGCACGCTCCCCGCCGCATCGTCGTGCAGTTCCGCGTACCCGACTTCGTCATCATCGAGCCGGGCGATCCATGTGCTCAGCCCCTCGCGCCGGGCGTAGGCGTGCCAGTCGCTCATCGACCAGCTCAGCCGATCCTTCCATAACCAGTTCGCCCCCACGCGCCGGTAGAACCGATCGTTCACCGCGCCGTCCGGCGGCGTGACGAGGTCGATGCCCCACCCCGCCGGGGCCTCGGCGACGTCGCCAGCCGGC
Protein-coding regions in this window:
- a CDS encoding GNAT family N-acetyltransferase yields the protein MSEVTIYYLQMLRPPAGDVAEAPAGWGIDLVTPPDGAVNDRFYRRVGANWLWKDRLSWSMSDWHAYARREGLSTWIARLDDDEVGYAELHDDAAGSVQLCYFGLLPEHIGRGLGRRMLDDVLKIAWALPGTRRVWLHTCTNDHPHALSNYQARGFEIYHTRLITRPGATRA